A part of Oryctolagus cuniculus chromosome 15, mOryCun1.1, whole genome shotgun sequence genomic DNA contains:
- the CUZD1 gene encoding CUB and zona pellucida-like domain-containing protein 1, with translation MEVARRLLSLALLMAPCLAEWNSTEAEGRSSCRASLGGSNAGETHKTFIVNLNSDENCIWTIDKPENKSIRLVFSHVQLDPDGSCENENIKVFDGLPANGYLLGTVCSKHDYVPVFESSADTLTFQIVTDSTTLPRTVFVSYYFFSPDTSIPDCGGYLDALEGSFTSPNYPKPHPELAYCVWHIQVEKGYKIKLTFKDIFLEVDDDCRFDFVAIYDGSSTSSGLIEQVCGRRKPTFESSSDSLTVVLSTDYANSYWGFSASYTSIYTENVNTTSLTCSSDKMRVIINKSYLASFNYNENNLQLNDPTCRPRVSNVVEFSSPLDGCGTIKQVEDHSITYTNVISFTVSPTSEIITRQKHLQIIVKCEMENNSTVEIMYITEDDVIQSQVTLGKYNTSMALFESSSFERPVLESPYYVDLNQTLYVQVSLHAPDPNLVVFLDTCRASSTSDFGSPTYDLIKSGCSRDDTCELYPLSRHHGRFQFRAFKFLRSLNSVYLQCKVLICDSGDEQSRCHQGCAGRRKREVSSYTWKADSVIGPIRLKRDRSAGGDSGRPHQPQAEETRNQPFDSLHLVSFTVLALNVVVVAAVVVRHFLNQRADYKYHKLPGSN, from the exons ATGGAGGTGGCGAGAAGGCTGCTCTCTCTGGCCCTTCTGATGGCCCCGTGTTTGGCGGAGTGGAATTCCACTGAGGCTGAAG GCAGATCAAgctgcagggccagcctgggaGGGAGCAACGCAGGAGAGACACACAAGACCTTCATCGTGAACCTGAATTCCGACGAGAACTGCATTTGGACCATAGACAAACCAGAGAACAAAAGCATCAGACTCGTCTTTTCCCACGTCCA GCTGGATCCAGATGGAAgctgtgaaaatgaaaacattaaagttTTTGATGGACTTCCTGCAAATGGGTACCTGCTGGGGACCGTCTGCAGTAAACACGACTACGTGCCTGTATTTGAATCGTCAGCCGATACACTGACGTTTCAGATAGTCACCGACTCCACAACACTTCCAAGAACTGTCTTTGTCTCCTACTACTTCTTCTCTCCTGACACCT CTATTCCGGACTGTGGCGGGTACCTGGATGCGTTGGAAGGTTCCTTCACCAGCCCCAATTACCCAAAGCCGCATCCTGAGCTGGCTTACTGTGTGTGGCACATACAAGTGGAGAAAGGTTACAAGATCAAACTGACCTTCAAAGATATTTT CCTGGAAGTAGACGATGACTGCAGGTTTGATTTCGTCGCCATCTATGACGGCTCCTCCACCAGCTCTGGCCTGATCGAACAAGTCTGTGGCCGCAGGAAGCCCACCTTCGAATCTTCTTCAGACTCCTTGACTGTTGTGTTATCTACCGATTATGCCAACTCCTACTGGGGCTTTTCTGCTTCCTACACTTCAATTTATACCGAAAACGTCAACACCA catCTTTAACTTGCTCTTCTGACAAGATGAGAGTCATCATAAACAAATCATACCTGGCATCATTTAACTATAATGAGAATAACTTACAACTAAATGACCCAACCTGTAGACCGAGGGTATCCAATGTTGTGGAATTTTCGAGCCCTCTGGATGGATGTGGCACGATCAAACAG GTGGAAGACCACTCAATCACCTACACCAACGTCATCAGCTTCACCGTGTCCCCGACTTCTGAAATCATCACCCGCCAGAAGCACCTCCAGATCATCGTGAAGTGCGAAATGGAAAACAATTCCACCGTGGAGATCATGTACATAACGGAGGACGACGTCATACAAAGTCAGGTCACACTGGGCAAATACAACACAAGCATGGCTCTTTTTGAATCCAGTTCCTTCGAAAGGCCTGTACTCGAGTCACCGTATTATGTGGATTTGAATCAGACTCTTTATGTTCAAGTCAGTCTGCACGCCCCAGACCCAAATCTGGTGGTGTTTCTTGATACGTGCAGAGCCTCTTCCACGTCTGACTTTGGCTCTCCAACCTATGACTTAATCAAGAGCGG GTGTAGTCGAGATGACACCTGTGAGCTGTATCCTTTGTCCAGACACCACGGGAGGTTCCAGTTTCGCGCCTTTAAGTTCTTGAGGAGTCTGAACTCCGTGTACCTGCAGTGTAAGGTTCTGATCTGCGACAGCGGCGACGAGCAGTCTCGCTGCCATCAAGGCTGTGCCGGCAGGAGGAAGCGCGAAGTCTCTTCCTACACGTGGAAGGCCGACTCTGTCATAGGCCCCATTCGTCTGAAAAGGGATCGGAGTGCGGGGGGAGACTCAG GCCGTCCACACCAACCACAGGCAGAAGAAACGCGGAACCAGCCTTTTGATAGCCTGCACCTGGTTTCATTCACGGTCCTTGCCTTGAATGTGGTGGTTGTAGCCGCAGTCGTGGTGAGGCATTTTCTAAATCAGCGGGCGGACTACAAATACCACAAGCTGCCAGGCTCTAACTAG
- the LOC103345568 gene encoding protein FAM24A, giving the protein MPCFLEFVSFVLVVLCRLSSSYDFARSGSKNFDLWTVILLIIGGSILIAIIILTGIVIGLYVKVSKVLTAAKELLCVNSHLAKDTQDHIIPVKAFTTDSCRALPCCDDCNVYANFDPLPPCSCATNEGL; this is encoded by the exons ATGCCCTGTTTCCTGGAGTTTGTGTCATTTGTGCTTGTTGTTCTCTGTCGGCTCTCGTCCAGCTATGACTTTGCACGCA GTGGATCGAAGAACTTCGACCTCTGGACAGTGATCCTGCTCATCATCGGTGGCAGCATCCTGATAGCCATAATCATACTGACCGGCATTGTCATCGGCCTGTACGTCAAAGTGTCCAAAGTGCTGAC AGCTGCAAAGGAACTTTTGTGTGTAAACAGTCATTTAGCCAAGGACACGCAGGACCACATCATTCCTGTGAAAGCTTTCACCACGGATTCCTGTCGTGCGCTCCCATGCTGTGATGACTGTAACGTGTATGCGAATTTCGACCCCCTGCCACCTTGCTCCTGTGCAACCAACGAGGGACTCTGA